A single region of the Chrysoperla carnea chromosome 5, inChrCarn1.1, whole genome shotgun sequence genome encodes:
- the LOC123300352 gene encoding gastrula zinc finger protein XlCGF49.1-like isoform X1, which yields MVMMEQMRNDVEIKQEDEQFTPDIMLKVETVYSEDENDEGNQSCLSASDYTLKTLQHEGKPEKDRPIKCPVCEQTFTQKGHLRDHERKHTGERPFKCLICDASFATNSVLKKHIIIHTGVRPFKCNFCDQSFTTSSHLKRHERIHTGEKPFKCSFCDQAFTNSSHLKRHERVHTGERPYKCSMCDNAFSRRGLLNQHERIHTGERPYKCLVCGKAFTTSSQLKRHEVTHTREKPYKCNFCEKMFTTPSNLKVHEKKHIMTPILPPVPM from the exons ATGGTG ATGATGGAACAAATGAGAAATGATGTTGAAATCAAGCAAGAAGATGAACAATTTACACCGGATATTATGTTAAAAGTAGAAACTGTGTACTCAGAAGATGAAAATGATGAAGGAAATCAATCGTGCCTGTCAGCTAGTGATTACACACTAAAAACATTACAACATGAAGGTAAACCTGAAAAAGACCGTCCAATAAAATGTCCTGTATGCGAGCAAACATTCACACAAAAAGGTCATCTACGTGATCACGAACGTAAACATACGGGTGAACGACCATTTAAATGCCTTATATGCGATGCAAGTTTCGCAACAAATTCCGTTTTAAAGAAACATATAATTATTCATACGGGTGTTCGaccatttaaatgtaatttctgTGATCAATCATTTACGACTAGTTCCCATTTAAAACGGCATGAACGAATTCATACCGGAGAGAAACCGTTTAAATGTAGTTTTTGTGATCAAGCATTTACGAATAGTTCACATTTAAAACGTCACGAGCGTGTACATACGGGGGAACGACCGTATAAATGTAGTATGTGTGATAATGCATTCTCACGACGGGGTCTTTTAAATCAACATGAACGTATTCATACGGGGGAAAGACCGTATAAATGTTTGGTTTGTGGGAAAGCGTTTACGACTAGTTCACAGTTAAAACGACATGAAGTGACGCATACACGAGAGAAACCTTACAAATGTAATTTCTGTGAGAAAATGTTTACGACGCCATCAAATTTAAAAGTTCATGAAAAGAAACATATTATGACGCCAATACTTCCACCTGTACctatgtag
- the LOC123300352 gene encoding gastrula zinc finger protein XlCGF49.1-like isoform X2 produces the protein MMEQMRNDVEIKQEDEQFTPDIMLKVETVYSEDENDEGNQSCLSASDYTLKTLQHEGKPEKDRPIKCPVCEQTFTQKGHLRDHERKHTGERPFKCLICDASFATNSVLKKHIIIHTGVRPFKCNFCDQSFTTSSHLKRHERIHTGEKPFKCSFCDQAFTNSSHLKRHERVHTGERPYKCSMCDNAFSRRGLLNQHERIHTGERPYKCLVCGKAFTTSSQLKRHEVTHTREKPYKCNFCEKMFTTPSNLKVHEKKHIMTPILPPVPM, from the coding sequence ATGATGGAACAAATGAGAAATGATGTTGAAATCAAGCAAGAAGATGAACAATTTACACCGGATATTATGTTAAAAGTAGAAACTGTGTACTCAGAAGATGAAAATGATGAAGGAAATCAATCGTGCCTGTCAGCTAGTGATTACACACTAAAAACATTACAACATGAAGGTAAACCTGAAAAAGACCGTCCAATAAAATGTCCTGTATGCGAGCAAACATTCACACAAAAAGGTCATCTACGTGATCACGAACGTAAACATACGGGTGAACGACCATTTAAATGCCTTATATGCGATGCAAGTTTCGCAACAAATTCCGTTTTAAAGAAACATATAATTATTCATACGGGTGTTCGaccatttaaatgtaatttctgTGATCAATCATTTACGACTAGTTCCCATTTAAAACGGCATGAACGAATTCATACCGGAGAGAAACCGTTTAAATGTAGTTTTTGTGATCAAGCATTTACGAATAGTTCACATTTAAAACGTCACGAGCGTGTACATACGGGGGAACGACCGTATAAATGTAGTATGTGTGATAATGCATTCTCACGACGGGGTCTTTTAAATCAACATGAACGTATTCATACGGGGGAAAGACCGTATAAATGTTTGGTTTGTGGGAAAGCGTTTACGACTAGTTCACAGTTAAAACGACATGAAGTGACGCATACACGAGAGAAACCTTACAAATGTAATTTCTGTGAGAAAATGTTTACGACGCCATCAAATTTAAAAGTTCATGAAAAGAAACATATTATGACGCCAATACTTCCACCTGTACctatgtag
- the LOC123300415 gene encoding CDK5RAP1-like protein, producing the protein MKHLRYFYKTCNLLSKNPLSLYRNSLRTCSTNSNDTPKKLPLEGPNLNDFIQGLSQQYTQKSVKKSDRIPYLKSTHKYGNNRKVYFDIYGCQMNVNDTEVIWSILKKNNFIKTNEMEDADVILVVTCAIRDGAEKKIWNKLQYLKGLKNVRAKNKSRYELKIGVLGCMAERLKHQLIEKEKAVDIVAGPDSYRDLPRLLALTDNNQTAVNVLLSMDETYADIVPVRLNENSISAFVSIMRGCDNMCTYCIVPFTRGRERSRPTTSIVEEVKLLSQQGVKEVTLLGQNVNSYRDLSDSTNKLIETNLAKGFKTVYKTKKGGRRFADLLDQISSIDPEMRIRFTSPHPKDFPDEVLHLIRERPNICNNLHLPAQSGSSAVLERMRRGYTREAYLELVEHVRSIIPNVALSSDFICGFCGETDEEFNETLSLIETVKYNMAFLFPYSMREKTTAYRRYEDDVPHNVKMKRLDQMINLYRNEVAKINQSQIGQHQLILIEGQSRRSTSHLAGRNDANIKVIIPNEEIPIQSSGNSNLLKNITVGDYVVVQINSANSQVLKGIPLYHTTLTEYHRLLPNSSHNLEYCEFKL; encoded by the exons ATGAAACATTTACGatacttttataaaacttgtaATTTACTATCAAAAAATCCCCTTAGTTTATATAGAAATAGTTTACGAACATGTTCAACAAATTCTAATGATACCCCAAAGAAACTACCACTCGAAGGAcccaatttaaatgattttatacaaGGATTATCACAACAATATACACAAAAATCTGTGAAAAAATCGGATCGAATACCATATTTAAAGTCAACACATAAATATGGGAATAATCGtaaagtttattttgatatatacgGATGCCAAATGAATGTTAACGACACGGAAGTAATATGGtccattttaaaaaagaataattttataaaaacgaatGAAATGGAAGATGCGGATGTAATATTAGTTGTTACGTGTGCGATTCGAGATGGTGCTGAGaagaaaatttggaataaattacaatatttgaaaGGTTTAAAGAATGTTCGAGCCAAGAATAAAAGTCGATACGAATTAAAGATTGGGGTACTGGGTTGTATGGCTGAACGATTGAAGCATCAActtattgaaaaagaaaaggCTGTCGATATTG TTGCAGGTCCTGATAGTTATAGAGATTTACCTCGATTGTTGGCTTTAACGGATAATAATCAAACTGCTGTTAATGTTTTATTGTCCATGGATGAAACTTATGCGGATATTGTTCCGGTTCGtcttaatgaaaattcaatctCTGCCTTTGT atcaATAATGCGTGGATGCGATAATATGTGCACTTATTGTATCGTACCATTTACTCGAGGTCGAGAAAGATCCCGACCAACTACTTCAATCGTCGAAGAAGTTAAATTATTGTCTCAACAAGGTGTTAAA GAAGTCACGTTATTAGGTCAAAATGTAAATAGTTATAGAGATTTAAGTGATTCgactaataaattaattgaaacaaaTCTTGCAAAAGgttttaaaactgtttataaaactaaaaaaggtgGTCGAAGATTTGCTGATTTATTAGATCAAATATCATCTATCGATCCTGAAATGAGAATACGATTTACATCACCACATCCTAAGGATTTTCCAgatgag gttCTCCACTTAATACGTGAAAGGCCgaatatttgcaataatttacatttaccaGCACAATCTGGCAGCAGCGCAGTTTTAGAACGAATGCGACGTGGTTATACACGTGAAGCGTATCTTGAATTAGTGGAACATGTACGAAGTATAATTCCAAACGTAGCTTTATCCAGTGATTTTATTTGTGGTTTTTGTGGAGAAACCGATGAAGAATTTAATGAGACATTATCTTTAATCGaaactgtaaaatataatatggcGTTTTTGTTTCCTTATAGTATGCGTGag AAAACAACTGCGTATCGACGATATGAAGATGATGTTCCACACAACGTTAAAATGAAACGTTTAGATCAAATGATCAACTTATATCGAAATGAAGTagcaaaaattaatcaatcacAAATTGGACAACATCAATTAATTCTTATTGAAGGG caAAGTCGTCGATCAACTTCACATTTAGCTGGACGTAATGATGCCAATATAAAAGTAATCATACCAAATGAAGAAATACCAATTCAAAGTTCTGGAAATAGTAATTTACTGAAAAATATTACAGTTGGGGATTATGTAGTAGTCCAAATAAATTCAGCAAATTCACAAGTGTTAAAAGGAATACCATTGTATCATACGACTTTAACTGAATATCATAGGTTGTTACCAAATTCAAGTCATAATTTAGAGTATTGTgaatttaagttgtaa
- the LOC123300646 gene encoding PEST proteolytic signal-containing nuclear protein-like, translating into MSKRHLEEYSKHGSPYSSHKSYDDDPKRSRYYEHSSHSHHHARKYDDTSKRSERYDYESSKSSRKSTSSSSDNDDDERKDTKSEEYKSSNLKIDPKKKFKSGIQIKLGPAKSSTETKPKIQVASVFNQESDEEPEEMPKEARMKMRNIGRDTPTSAGPNSFGKTKQGFCHAKRVFEKSVEKALENLKD; encoded by the exons aTGAGTAAAAGACATTTAGAAGAATATTCAAAACACG GGTCCCCATACTCCAGTCACAAATCATATGACGATGATCCAAAACGATCCAGATATTACGAACATTCCAGTCACAGTCATCATCATGCCCGTAAATATGACGATACATCGAAACGATCCGAACGCTATGATTacgaatcatcaaaatcatcaCGAAAATCAACGTCATCGAGTAGTGATAACGATGATGACGAACGGAAAGATACAAAATCTGAAGAGTAcaaatcatcaaatttaaaaatagatcctaaaaagaaatttaaatcagGAATACAAATTAAGTTGGGACCAGCGAAGTCTAGTACCGAGACCAAACCAAAAATACAAGTTGCATCAGTATTTAATCAAGAGAGTGATGAGGAACCTGAAGAAATGCCTAAAGAAGCACGTATGAAGATGCGTAATATTGGacg TGATACACCAACATCAGCGGGTCCAAATTCATTTGGTAAGACAAAACAAGGATTTTGTCATGCAAAGCGTGTATTTGAGAAGAGTGTTGAAAAAgccttagaaaatttaaaagattag
- the LOC123300681 gene encoding NADH dehydrogenase [ubiquinone] 1 alpha subcomplex subunit 13 — MATVARKQDLPPPGGYQKIPYARVPAKTFFSGWSMLAGFAGITAASLYVYFITYKGIKQNEIESRSARLALFPLLLAERDREYLKQLRKNREEERELMKNVDGWKVGTLFGEPIYKTQKEDKLVEPTFHEYYVHADHKSFAQRAHIKLWS, encoded by the exons ATGGCGACGGTCGCCAGAAAACAGGATTTACCTCCTCCAGGAGGATATCAAAAAATTCCATATGCAAGAGTTCCTGCCAAAACATTCTTttcag gatGGAGTATGTTAGCTGGTTTTGCAGGAATAACTGCAGCTAGTTTATACGTTTATTTTATCACCTACAAAGGTATCAAACAGAATGAAATCGAAAGTCGATCAGCACGATTAGCGTTATTCCCATTATTATTAGCCGAAAGAGATcgtgaatatttaaaacaattacgtAAAAATCGTGAAGAAGAACGTGAATTAATGAAGAATGTTGATGGATGGAAAGTTGGTACATTATTTGGTGAACCAatttacaaaacacaaaaagaaGATAAACTTGTGGAACCAACGTTCCATGAATACTATGTTCATGCTGATCATAAATCCTTTGCCCAAAGAGCACACATTAAATTAtggtcttaa
- the LOC123300393 gene encoding transcription factor ETV6, with translation MQTTGLRAATESFQVPHSHWESSSMRFPRSIHQEDDSYLPQDPRQWSRQDVATWLSFISRTHSLCDVRKDRFLMNGKALCLMSLHMFLARVPVGGKLLYKDFQLRLARAMYANGGE, from the exons ATGCAGACTACAGGATTAAGAGCAGCAACCGAATCATTTCAAGTACCACATTCACATTGGGAGTCGTCAAGCATGAGATTCCCTAGGTCAATTCACCAAGAAGATGATTCATATTTACCTCAAG ATCCTAGACAATGGTCGAGACAAGATGTTGCAACATGGCTATCATTTATATCACGAACACATAGTTTATGCGATGTACGAAAAGATCGTTTTTTAATGAATGGCAAAGCATTATGTTTAATGTCATTACATATGTTCCTAGCACGTGTTCCTGTTGGTGGCAAGTTACTTTATAAAGATTTTCAACTACGTTTAGCACGAGCAATGTATGCAAATGGTGGCGAATAA